TCCGACATCTCGAGGAAGTGCCGGCGGACTTCGGGCCCACGGTGCTGAGCGTGGGCAACTTTGACGGGGTGCACCGCGCTCACCAGTACGTGCTGCGCGAGGTGGTGCGGCAGGCGCGCGCGCTCCAGGCGCGCTCCATGACCGTGACCTTCGAGCCGCATCCCCTGCGGGTGCTGCATCCCGACGTGGCCCCCAAGCTGATCACGCCCCTGGAGCAGAAGCTGAGCCTGCTGGAGGCCTCGGGGCTGGACGCGGTGCTGGTGCTGCCTTTCACCCGCGACCTCTCGCTGACCACGCCCAAGGACTTCGCCAGCGTGATCCTAGGCAAGCGGCTGAAGGCGCGCGAGGTGCACGAGGGCTCGAACTTCCACTTCGGGCA
This portion of the Terriglobales bacterium genome encodes:
- a CDS encoding bifunctional riboflavin kinase/FMN adenylyltransferase; this translates as MQVFRHLEEVPADFGPTVLSVGNFDGVHRAHQYVLREVVRQARALQARSMTVTFEPHPLRVLHPDVAPKLITPLEQKLSLLEASGLDAVLVLPFTRDLSLTTPKDFASVILGKRLKAREVHEGSNFHFGHKAQGDVKRLQEYARAAGYEVKVYPEMRARGEPVSSSRIRELLSAGHVERARAMLGRVFSIVSVPGRGRGFGHKYTVPTINLSRYDELAPLDGVYITRTQVNGECFDSVTNVGNRPTFG